A window from Erythrolamprus reginae isolate rEryReg1 chromosome 11, rEryReg1.hap1, whole genome shotgun sequence encodes these proteins:
- the GJA4 gene encoding gap junction alpha-4 protein → MGDWGFLEKLLDQVQEHSTVFGKIWLTVLFIFRILILGLAGESVWGDEQSDFVCNTKQPGCTNVCYDNAFPISHIRYWVLQFLFVSTPTLVYLGHIIYLSRQEEKLKERESELRALQDKDYKAAAMLMAVEKKMAKICVAEDGRIKIRGPLMWTYVVSVIFKTIFEAGFLLGQWYLYGFVMHANYVCQGSPCPHHVDCFMSRPTEKTIFIIFMLVMGLISLVLNILELLHLFCKHLVKRVKDSDCCSPSSAPPLPFDANSIGKMPTGPYPPDKPYFYLPMSDRHAPPYLGYNKLSSEQNWANYNTEETLALQNQIGPPDLFATGASEIHLAPEKQSSRPSSSASKKQYV, encoded by the coding sequence ATGGGCGACTGGGGCTTCCTGGAGAAGTTACTGGACCAGGTGCAGGAGCATTCAACAGTCTTCGGCAAGATCTGGTTGACGGTCCTGTTCATCTTCCGAATCTTGATCCTGGGTCTAGCTGGGGAGTCCGTTTGGGGGGATGAGCAGTCCGATTTTGTGTGCAATACCAAGCAACCTGGCTGCACCAACGTTTGCTATGACAATGCCTTCCCTATTTCCCACATCCGTTACTGGGTGCTGCAATTCCTCTTTGTCAGCACCCCAACTTTGGTCTATCTGGGCCATATCATCTACCTCTCCCGACAAGAGGAGAAACTAAAGGAACGGGAGAGCGAACTCCGGGCATTGCAAGACAAAGATTACAAGGCGGCAGCGATGTTGATGGCAGTGGAGAAGAAGATGGCCAAGATCTGCGTGGCTGAAGATGGCCGAATTAAAATCCGTGGGCCTCTGATGTGGACCTATGTCGTCAGCGTGATCTTCAAGACCATCTTTGAGGCAGGCTTTCTGCTTGGACAGTGGTACCTGTATGGCTTTGTCATGCATGCAAACTATGTGTGCCAAGGTTCTCCATGCCCACACCACGTGGACTGTTTTATGTCCCGTCCCACCGAAAAAACCATCTTCATCATTTTCATGCTGGTAATGGGCTTGATTTCCCTTGTCCTCAACATTCTGGAGCTTCTCCATCTCTTTTGCAAGCACCTGGTCAAAAGGGTTAAGGACAGTGACTGCTGCTCCCCATCTTCTGCTCCGCCTCTACCCTTCGATGCCAACAGCATTGGTAAAATGCCAACGGGGCCTTACCCGCCAGATAAACCCTATTTCTACCTCCCCATGTCAGACAGGCATGCTCCACCCTACCTGGGATACAACAAGCTCTCCAGTGAGCAGAACTGGGCCAACTACAACACAGAAGAAACCCTGGCCTTGCAAAACCAGATTGGTCCTCCTGATCTCTTTGCAACGGGCGCTTCAGAAATCCATCTCGCTCCAGAAAAACAGTCCAGCCGCCCAAGTAGCAGTGCTTCTAAAAAACAGTACGTCTAG